Within the Salvia hispanica cultivar TCC Black 2014 chromosome 4, UniMelb_Shisp_WGS_1.0, whole genome shotgun sequence genome, the region TGTTTAcgcataaaattaaaacaattttatgtGAGTATAAGATTTTGTAGTTTATTTCGATAATTGATATTGAGTTGTCAACATTTCATTCATTTAAGTTATtgatctaaaaattaaaataatatgccTTATGAGATAACGAAATTTGATGTTGAATCATCAGTTGACCGAGAATGAGGAGGAAATGTAATGATGTAACAAAAGTAGATTGCAAAAGAAGTGAACAGATGATATATTGTATgagaaattttatgaaatcgTTTATTCAAACACGTGAGagattgtttgatttttttgaaaactttaatttgtatttacaAGATTGATCGAGAAGAGGGAGGAAATGAGATGATACATAAGATGCAGCAAAAAGTAGATTGCAAAAGAAGTGAGCCGATGATATATTGTGTGAGAAAATCTATGGAATGCCTATTCAAACGTGCGAGAGATTGTgtgattttcttttgtatCTACGAGGTTGATGGTATTTGTAAttccatttttcatatttcttacaaattttttttcaaaactcaTGAATTAATAAGTTATTTATTGTCATCATATAAACCTTTTTATGTCCTACATACATAACTACTCAGCCTTTATAATTTAATGGCTATTTAGCatggataattatttttgggtattaattatttgatgtgAATGGTGTTTAAGTGTGGTGTTTAAGTGTTTAAGTTGTCTATTgatacaatataaaattatggtTTTCGTTTTGTGGTAGAGAATAGAAAATGGTCATCGGAAGCTTTATATTCTTtgttttgtactccctccgtcccaactaagttgagttgtattcattttttatagagtgaactacaaaaatggtccctggactatgggtttatctcgcccatagtccctggactttaaaaatatcgccagtagtccctggactaaaggtttatctcgaaattggcccttttggcttttttttgtacgaaaataccctttgatattattttggggggtttgggcaatttggtctttttacacttttgacattttaaatctgatattattttagttatgtactaactttgatattatttcaaatttatcatcctttttcccttttgtcatccttcactttgtttctttatttcaatattagatttaattttataaaattttaaattttaatttttaaatatcaataaatttttttaattataaaaattattaaatagcaaaaattaatagttataatcaatatttgatagtgtatagtatactatgtaatcaataaggtatgacaacgccttagttttaatcaatatttaataatagctttaatcataaatagattatataacaaaatttattctgaaataaatatgcatctaatgtaagactaatataatttttgtttattaatttgaaaacaatcaaaatttactagaaaatttcaacaaaaatactcctatataaaattttaagtaggatcaaatttttagtcaacttcataatatttaatcacaagcaattataactattttcctctcctatttattttactttcatttaatttattcaacgcaatttcttaatctcaaTGCTCAAAAGTTATGTATCAACTTAGTTAGGACGAAGAgagtagttttatttttaaccgTTAGATAAGTATACTTGTGTATgtaattttaagtaattaattcaaaatgaatTTACTATGATGAAACTAAAACAAttcgtgcatcgcacgggtATGATACTAGTTAAAATTAAACGTCGAGATAACTTTTTGTACTATTTATGTAAACTTGAAACTTTTTGTATCAAATCGAAACAAGtgtaaaacattttgtatgagAATTGTATTTATCCCACGAAAAACATAACAAAGGTAAATTGGATCGAAATTCAAACAGGAAAAACATAACAAAGGTAAATTGGATCGAAATTCAAACAGGTGATCTAATTTGAGATCAATATAGCAAATAAGTGGAAGTATACACTTTATAATCATAATTGATTGTCAAATTACTCCAATTATCCTTTATCCCATTACattcatgaattttattatttatataataaaaatataaattgttatagtataatttattgcaAATAATAGTCATTGCTAATTCTTAAAGATCATTAACATTTAAATCATAACATTGCATTCACTTATAATCAATCTCATAACTTTTGaaactcaaatataaaatgatttttagcctataaatacatgaactttaagtatttttttgttttttcccaaaactttaaaatttgaatataaatgcatgaacttttgatattttttatttttccccaaaatctaaaatcaaaactCATATGGCAAGTTAAAGCTTATGTGGCAAtcaacatatttatattaattaaaaattaataaattttaagtcCACGTGAGCAAATCTCTTATGGACCACACCCTTCCTACTCTTTCTTGTCGAGCTCTTCAGGAAGACTCCACCCCGCTGCCATCGGGATAGCGCCAGAGATGCTTGCATCTCCATCAGCCGTCTCCTTACTCAGATTGAAGCGCGCACGCTCCTCCGCAAGCTCCATCTGCATTTGCCCCTTCACCTTCCACAATTGCAATGCGCCATGAACGCGATACCACTTGCCTCAGTGCTCATTCTGCAGCGGGATGACGATGCGAAGAGGATCGTGAAGAATTCTCCGTGGAAGAGGAAGAATTGAGTGCAGAGGTGGAAGATCTATCGCATGATCGAGTCCATTTGCGATTCACATTAACAAACAGATCCTCCTCCCTCTGCCACAGCTTTAGCACTTAGAAGGAGGAAGTGCGCCGGCGGATGGCTCCTCATCTATACAAGCTGATCTGTGGCGCTGCTCCTCGTTCATCACTGGAATTTCCACGACGTAAGCGTCTTTACCTTCCGCCATTGATGTAATCTTCTACAGAGATGAGAGAGGCAGCAGGTTGGAACTTGAGACTCCGGCTTTATTCCGATGGTGGCTGGCAGAGCATTCACAAAGAGCTCGACAAGAGCAGAGAGGGTTATGAAAGATGGCTGATGTGgacttaaaatttattattttttaattaatatagataTGCTGGTATAGTTTTGATTGCGCTTTAACTTGCCACatgtgttttgattttagattttggggaaaaatcaaaaacaTCAAAAGTTCATgcatttatattcaaattttaaagtttagggaaaaacaagaaaatactcaaagttcatgtatttataggctaAAAACccaatataaaatcataacttttcaaattttcacaattgttctataaaattaaaattaatgtgaaaaaatcaaatataatgtAGTTTTACATTGTTTCTGATAACTTAATGTTGTTTTAAATGAcacttaaaattcaaaatataatgacACCATTTTATATGATCTGTTATTACGATCATGTGAAATTTGGAGAATCAATAATGCTGAAAAATCTatgaaagaagatgaaaaaacTGTTATGGATGGGAGAGGAAAGAAAAGAGGAAATGGAGTATCATTATTGGCTACTACAATTTAGAAGAGTTTACTACTACAAATTGTAAGAGGCTAGGAAAAATTGTTAAACTAATCATATTTGAAACTGTTATAGAAGTATTAGTTTTGGTTTTGATAagataattgaaaagaaatgaaaatattccctccgttctaaaaaaaataaagatatttggAACGGTAcaaaaattaatgcataattagtaaaataagaaaaatgaggaACAATGTagttaaaaactaaaataatattaatagatatgagactcacattattattagtatttaatgaTGAACTCCAATAGtatatattgtaaataaattgatttatatggACAATGAGTTTGGAACAACTTtcatagataaaaataaaatatttttatagaaaaaaaaaggaagatatttttatttttatggatagATTTATGGATTTACTAAGCTACAATCCTATATTCGGTGCTTCGGCAGCTCTTGAGTAAGAAGGTAataactatttatagtaagaaTTAGGCGAAGTCGATATGGGCTGCCATGCTCAATCGCGGCGGGAAATTATTATTCCCTTCAttccagataatttgggacactttgatttaacacggattttaaaaaatctaataaaaagtgagttgaaagtTAGTgagatgtgggtcctacttttaaagtattagttttataataaaatgtgagtaggaatgagttagtggaatatgatgtCCACtgtcaaaaatagtaaaaatgaagtgggaCAATTTATGTAGGACGGCCCGAAATGAAATAGTGGGTCAAATTAtctaagacggagggagtattttggtAGGGCTATAGCCCTACAGTATAATAATGGCGCATCACTTAAACATGCATACACACACAGCACTGAACACGTGGCACCTCTAATATCATATCGACCGTTACGTTAATTTCACCGCATTCCCCTTATCCATTTAGATCAATAAATCCATAAACAACAATCCTGCAAAATCATTCCTCactcagaaaaaaaaaaagcgcAAACAAAAATGCTAGCTCTGTGCAGCTTATCAACTACGGCGTCGGCAGCGCTAATTTTGCCAGCGATaataatcttcttcttcatcacgAAATCCAGAACGAGCAAAATTCCAATCAAACTGCCACCTGGCCCCAAAAAACTTCCTATAATCGGAAACCTCCACCTCATAAGCTCCCCTCCCTTCCGCTGCTTCACAGACTTATCCAAACACTACGGCCCTATAATGCACCTCAAGCTCGGCGAGGCCGACGCCGTCGTCGTCTCTTCGCCGGAGATCGCCAAGCAAATCCTCAAAGATCAGGACCCCTGCGTCGCCAACAGACCGCAGGGCGTGGCCCTGGAGATCATGTGGTACAACTACATCGACATCGCCTTCAGCCCCTACGGCGACTACTGGCGCCAGATGCGGAAGATCTGCATCAACGAGCTCCTCAGCCCTAGAATGGTGCGATCGTTCCAATCGATTAGATCTGATGAGGCCACGCGTGTGGTCGATTCGCTGCGTGAATCTTCCGGAAACGCCGTGAATTTAACCGAGAAGATCTTCTCCTTCACGAGCTCCATCACTTGCCGCGCTGCGTTCGGCGGCCTGTGCAAGGATAAAGGAGCTCTGATTAAGGTGATGACGGAGACTTTGAAGATGGCGGGAGGGTTTGAAATTGCGGATTTTTTCCCCAATTCGAGGATCGTGAGCGCGCTGAGCTGGACGAAGATGAGGCTGAAGACGATGCGGCGCAAGctggattttattttagatgaCCTTATTGATGAGCATAAGTCGAATCTAGCGAAGATGGTGGGAGATATTAATTCCGGCCGGAGATTGGGGAATGGTGAGTTCGGAGGTGAAGATTTAATTGATGTTCTGCTGAGGATGAAGGAAGGAGAGGAGCTCAAGTTTCCTATTGGCAATGACAATATCAAAGCTGTGTTATATGtaagtttttaattaacttGTTTAATTCATGTTGGATTACAAACTCATTCATGCATATAATCAAACGATAGTGCAGTCGACGATCctaacatttttattaatatattaagaaaatgttGAATGTGTAGGATATTTTCTCGGCTGGAACTGAGACATCATCAACGGCTATTGATTGGACGATGGTAGAGCTAATGAGAAACCCAAAAGTGATGGCTAAGGCTCAAGCTGAAGTAAGACGAGTCTTGAAAGAAGGCATCGctactaataatatagaaCAATATGATGAGTTGAGATATCTAAAACTAGTGATAAAAGAGAGTTTGAGGCTACACCCTCCGGTTCCGTTGTTGCCTAGAGCTTCGAGGGAGACATGCCAAGTCAATGGATACACGATCCCTGATAAAGTAAGGGTGATGGTGAACGTATGGGCGATGCATAGGGATCCAAGGTTTTGGAAAGATCCAGAAGAGTTCGAGCCCGAGAGATTCGAGAATGGGGATGTGGATTTCATAGGTGCTGATTTCCATTACTTGCCGTTTGGTTTAGGAAGAAGAATGTGCCCTGGAGTCATGTTTGGTTTGGCTAGTGTGGAGCAGGCTATAGCTCAGCTGCTCTACCACTTTGATTGGAGATTACCAGCAGATGTTAGGGCTCAAGATTTGGATATGATTGAAAAGGATGGGCTTACAAGTGTAAGAAAAGCCAATTTGTTTGTAAATGCCACTCCATATCACCCATAAGAATTGTTATAATAAGTAGGTGGACCACTACCACCTGCAGGTGCACCTGAAGCAGAAGGCCAACTAATAGgattaatatttctttttttctcatgCAAACATCAAAAAGTaagtggagtatatatatgtttattttcctattttggaTGTCCGAAATATGtagatatttattttcagaATATTCATACTTTTACTGTCTC harbors:
- the LOC125222007 gene encoding premnaspirodiene oxygenase-like — protein: MLALCSLSTTASAALILPAIIIFFFITKSRTSKIPIKLPPGPKKLPIIGNLHLISSPPFRCFTDLSKHYGPIMHLKLGEADAVVVSSPEIAKQILKDQDPCVANRPQGVALEIMWYNYIDIAFSPYGDYWRQMRKICINELLSPRMVRSFQSIRSDEATRVVDSLRESSGNAVNLTEKIFSFTSSITCRAAFGGLCKDKGALIKVMTETLKMAGGFEIADFFPNSRIVSALSWTKMRLKTMRRKLDFILDDLIDEHKSNLAKMVGDINSGRRLGNGEFGGEDLIDVLLRMKEGEELKFPIGNDNIKAVLYDIFSAGTETSSTAIDWTMVELMRNPKVMAKAQAEVRRVLKEGIATNNIEQYDELRYLKLVIKESLRLHPPVPLLPRASRETCQVNGYTIPDKVRVMVNVWAMHRDPRFWKDPEEFEPERFENGDVDFIGADFHYLPFGLGRRMCPGVMFGLASVEQAIAQLLYHFDWRLPADVRAQDLDMIEKDGLTSVRKANLFVNATPYHP